In the Brienomyrus brachyistius isolate T26 chromosome 20, BBRACH_0.4, whole genome shotgun sequence genome, one interval contains:
- the LOC125715915 gene encoding uncharacterized protein LOC125715915 isoform X1, giving the protein MVFAIREAKQESLGFSPNELVFGHSVRGPLKLLKEQFLSTDPVGKTNVLDYVSQFRERLYKARLAAAEALSSAQGKMKSWYDKKAVPRSFNPGDKVLVLLPTAGSALSARFCGPYQVDRKVNDTDYVLKTPDRKRKTRLCHLNMLKSFHSRADSLCGPVDKSVAFLSEPISSPETLLLNSFSGLRLSLDEDGLKLCDASYQSARMLNSEVLSQLSTYLSHVTREQQLDIERLVNIHLRLFGDMPSQTTVIEHDIDVGNAVPIKQHAYRVNMAKRDDKQRSRLPFEAWISYSKLQSMELSVPGNTKIRWNTPFLHRFPQDFLKPFKLEVDASELGAGAVLLQDDGQGVSHPICFFGKKFDAHQRRYSTIEKETLAMLLALQHFDVYVGSTSQPVEVYTDHNPLVFLSRMYNNNQRLMRWALILQNYNIDIKHKRGCDNIVADALSRT; this is encoded by the exons ATGGTGTTTGCCATACGCGAAGCTAAGCAAGAATCTCTTGGGTTTAGCCCAAATGAACTAGTGTTTGGTCATTCTGTTCGGGGACCTTTAAAGTTGTTGAAAGAACAGTTCTTGTCAACAGACCCTGTTGGGAAAACTAATGTTCTGGATTATGTTTCACAGTTCAGAGAGCGCCTCTATAAGGCCAGGTTGGCTGCTGCAGAAGCCCTCTCCTCTGCTCAGGGGAAGATGAAGAGTTGGTATGATAAGAAAGCCGTTCCTCGATCTTTCAATCCAGGTGACAAGGTTTTGGTTCTTCTACCAACTGCTGGCTCTGCATTGTCTGCCCGCTTCTGTGGACCATATCAAGTGGATAGGAAAGTAAATGACACTGACTATGTGCTTAAAACGCCAGACAGGAAGCGTAAAACACGCTTGTGCCATCTCAATATGCTCAAATCCTTTCATTCTAGAGCTGATTCCCTCTGTGGTCCTGTAGATAAGTCTGTGGCCTTTCTGTCAGAGCCAATCTCATCTCCAGAAACACTCTTGTTGAACTCTTTCTCAGGACTGAGATTGAGTTTAGATGAAGATGGGCTCAAGCTTTGTGATGCCAGCTACCAGAGTGCCAGAATGCTTAATTCTGAGGTACTGTCCCAGTTGTCTACATATCTTTCTCACGTGACCCGTGAGCAACAGTTAGACATTGAAAGGCTTGTCAACATTCATTTAAGACTCTTTGGGGACATGCCTTCCCAGACTACTGTAATAGAGCACGACATTGATGTTGGGAATGCAGTGCCTATTAAGCAGCATGCTTATCGGGTGAATATGGCAAAAAGAGATGATAAACAAAGAAGTAGACTACCTTTTGAAGCATGGATTAGCTATTCCAAGCTACAGTCCATGGAGCTCTCCGTGCCTGGTAATACCAAAATCAGATGGAACACCCCGTTTTTGCACCGATTTCCGCAAG ATTTTTTGAAACCGTTCAAGCTTGAAGTGGATGCCAGTGAGTTGGGGGCTGGAGCTGTTCTTCTTCAGGATGATGGACAAGGAGTGAGTCATCCTATCTGCTTCTTTGGCAAGAAGTTCGATGCTCATCAAAGACGGTACTCAACAATTGAGAAGGAGACTCTGGCCATGCTTCTGGCTCTTCAACATTTTGACGTGTATGTGGGATCTACTTCCCAACCTGTAGAGGTCTATACTGATCACAATCCTCTCGTGTTCCTCTCTCGTATGTATAACAACAATCAGCGACTGATGAGGTGGGCTTTAATTTTACAAAATTACAACATTGACATAAAGCATAAGAGAGGATGTGACAACATTGTGGCAGATGCCCTTTCAAGAACGTGA
- the LOC125715915 gene encoding uncharacterized protein LOC125715915 isoform X2 — MVFAIREAKQESLGFSPNELVFGHSVRGPLKLLKEQFLSTDPVGKTNVLDYVSQFRERLYKARLAAAEALSSAQGKMKSWYDKKAVPRSFNPGDKVLVLLPTAGSALSARFCGPYQVDRKVNDTDYVLKTPDRKRKTRLCHLNMLKSFHSRADSLCGPVDKSVAFLSEPISSPETLLLNSFSGLRLSLDEDGLKLCDASYQSARMLNSEVLSQLSTYLSHVTREQQLDIERLVNIHLRLFGDMPSQTTVIEHDIDVGNAVPIKQHAYRVNMAKRDDKQRSRLPFEAWISYSKLQSMELSVPGNTKIRWNTPFLHRFPQDFLKPFKLEVDASELGAGAVLLQDDGQGVSHPICFFGKKFDAHQRRYSTIEKETLAMLLALQHFDVYVGSTSQPVEVYTDHNPLVFLSRMYNNNQRLMRWALILQNYNIDIKHKRGCDNIVADALSRM, encoded by the exons ATGGTGTTTGCCATACGCGAAGCTAAGCAAGAATCTCTTGGGTTTAGCCCAAATGAACTAGTGTTTGGTCATTCTGTTCGGGGACCTTTAAAGTTGTTGAAAGAACAGTTCTTGTCAACAGACCCTGTTGGGAAAACTAATGTTCTGGATTATGTTTCACAGTTCAGAGAGCGCCTCTATAAGGCCAGGTTGGCTGCTGCAGAAGCCCTCTCCTCTGCTCAGGGGAAGATGAAGAGTTGGTATGATAAGAAAGCCGTTCCTCGATCTTTCAATCCAGGTGACAAGGTTTTGGTTCTTCTACCAACTGCTGGCTCTGCATTGTCTGCCCGCTTCTGTGGACCATATCAAGTGGATAGGAAAGTAAATGACACTGACTATGTGCTTAAAACGCCAGACAGGAAGCGTAAAACACGCTTGTGCCATCTCAATATGCTCAAATCCTTTCATTCTAGAGCTGATTCCCTCTGTGGTCCTGTAGATAAGTCTGTGGCCTTTCTGTCAGAGCCAATCTCATCTCCAGAAACACTCTTGTTGAACTCTTTCTCAGGACTGAGATTGAGTTTAGATGAAGATGGGCTCAAGCTTTGTGATGCCAGCTACCAGAGTGCCAGAATGCTTAATTCTGAGGTACTGTCCCAGTTGTCTACATATCTTTCTCACGTGACCCGTGAGCAACAGTTAGACATTGAAAGGCTTGTCAACATTCATTTAAGACTCTTTGGGGACATGCCTTCCCAGACTACTGTAATAGAGCACGACATTGATGTTGGGAATGCAGTGCCTATTAAGCAGCATGCTTATCGGGTGAATATGGCAAAAAGAGATGATAAACAAAGAAGTAGACTACCTTTTGAAGCATGGATTAGCTATTCCAAGCTACAGTCCATGGAGCTCTCCGTGCCTGGTAATACCAAAATCAGATGGAACACCCCGTTTTTGCACCGATTTCCGCAAG ATTTTTTGAAACCGTTCAAGCTTGAAGTGGATGCCAGTGAGTTGGGGGCTGGAGCTGTTCTTCTTCAGGATGATGGACAAGGAGTGAGTCATCCTATCTGCTTCTTTGGCAAGAAGTTCGATGCTCATCAAAGACGGTACTCAACAATTGAGAAGGAGACTCTGGCCATGCTTCTGGCTCTTCAACATTTTGACGTGTATGTGGGATCTACTTCCCAACCTGTAGAGGTCTATACTGATCACAATCCTCTCGTGTTCCTCTCTCGTATGTATAACAACAATCAGCGACTGATGAGGTGGGCTTTAATTTTACAAAATTACAACATTGACATAAAGCATAAGAGAGGATGTGACAACATTGTGGCAGATGCCCTTTCAAGAATGTGA
- the LOC125715915 gene encoding uncharacterized protein LOC125715915 isoform X3, translated as MVFAIREAKQESLGFSPNELVFGHSVRGPLKLLKEQFLSTDPVGKTNVLDYVSQFRERLYKARLAAAEALSSAQGKMKSWYDKKAVPRSFNPGLRLSLDEDGLKLCDASYQSARMLNSEVLSQLSTYLSHVTREQQLDIERLVNIHLRLFGDMPSQTTVIEHDIDVGNAVPIKQHAYRVNMAKRDDKQRSRLPFEAWISYSKLQSMELSVPGNTKIRWNTPFLHRFPQDFLKPFKLEVDASELGAGAVLLQDDGQGVSHPICFFGKKFDAHQRRYSTIEKETLAMLLALQHFDVYVGSTSQPVEVYTDHNPLVFLSRMYNNNQRLMRWALILQNYNIDIKHKRGCDNIVADALSRT; from the exons ATGGTGTTTGCCATACGCGAAGCTAAGCAAGAATCTCTTGGGTTTAGCCCAAATGAACTAGTGTTTGGTCATTCTGTTCGGGGACCTTTAAAGTTGTTGAAAGAACAGTTCTTGTCAACAGACCCTGTTGGGAAAACTAATGTTCTGGATTATGTTTCACAGTTCAGAGAGCGCCTCTATAAGGCCAGGTTGGCTGCTGCAGAAGCCCTCTCCTCTGCTCAGGGGAAGATGAAGAGTTGGTATGATAAGAAAGCCGTTCCTCGATCTTTCAATCCAG GACTGAGATTGAGTTTAGATGAAGATGGGCTCAAGCTTTGTGATGCCAGCTACCAGAGTGCCAGAATGCTTAATTCTGAGGTACTGTCCCAGTTGTCTACATATCTTTCTCACGTGACCCGTGAGCAACAGTTAGACATTGAAAGGCTTGTCAACATTCATTTAAGACTCTTTGGGGACATGCCTTCCCAGACTACTGTAATAGAGCACGACATTGATGTTGGGAATGCAGTGCCTATTAAGCAGCATGCTTATCGGGTGAATATGGCAAAAAGAGATGATAAACAAAGAAGTAGACTACCTTTTGAAGCATGGATTAGCTATTCCAAGCTACAGTCCATGGAGCTCTCCGTGCCTGGTAATACCAAAATCAGATGGAACACCCCGTTTTTGCACCGATTTCCGCAAG ATTTTTTGAAACCGTTCAAGCTTGAAGTGGATGCCAGTGAGTTGGGGGCTGGAGCTGTTCTTCTTCAGGATGATGGACAAGGAGTGAGTCATCCTATCTGCTTCTTTGGCAAGAAGTTCGATGCTCATCAAAGACGGTACTCAACAATTGAGAAGGAGACTCTGGCCATGCTTCTGGCTCTTCAACATTTTGACGTGTATGTGGGATCTACTTCCCAACCTGTAGAGGTCTATACTGATCACAATCCTCTCGTGTTCCTCTCTCGTATGTATAACAACAATCAGCGACTGATGAGGTGGGCTTTAATTTTACAAAATTACAACATTGACATAAAGCATAAGAGAGGATGTGACAACATTGTGGCAGATGCCCTTTCAAGAACGTGA
- the LOC125715916 gene encoding vertebrate ancient opsin-like, producing MDPFVTSVNGISHTEAPQPRDPFAGPLSSIAPGDHIVLACLMFTVTSLSLTENFTVMLVTFRFKQLRQPLNYIIVNLAVADFLVCLIGGTISFLTNASGYFFLGRWACVLEDFAVTLFGIVVLWSLAVLAFERYFVICHALKDVRLDNRHAAMGLLFVWTIPPVFSWSSYTVSKIGTTCEPNWYSTECSDHTYIITFVTTCFILPLGVIIGSYGKLMQKLRRVSNAHGGLGSARKPDSEVGRRVIVTIAAFMVGWTPYAAFSIVVTACPSIHLDPCLAAVPAFFSKTATVYNPIIYVFMNRQFRKCLLQLFKGNSAALESHLNPTSDQAAGTADSKLGEMFTITARVPISGSGAKRPEEEQSEGSSNTSQSGLGSRIYPV from the exons ATGGATCCCTTCGTGACATCCGTTAACGGGATTTCGCACACTGAAGCCCCGCAGCCCCGGGACCCCTTCGCCGGTCCGCTCAGCTCCATCGCGCCCGGGGATCACATCGTCCTGGCGTGCCTGATGTTCACCGTGACGTCCCTGTCCCTGACCGAGAACTTCACCGTCATGCTGGTCACCTTCAGGTTCAAGCAGCTGCGCCAGCCGCTGAATTACATTATCGTCAATCTGGCCGTGGCGGATTTCCTCGTGTGCCTCATCGGGGGGACCATCAGCTTCCTGACCAACGCCAGCGGCTACTTCTTCCTGGGCAGGTGGGCTTGCGTGCTAGAGGACTTCGCCGTCACTCTTTTCG GCATTGTGGTGCTCTGGTCCTTGGCCGTCCTTGCCTTTGAACGCTACTTTGTTATCTGCCATGCGCTGAAGGACGTACGCTTGGACAACAGGCATGCTGCCATGGGTCTGCTGTTCGTCTGGACCATACCCCCTGTGTTCAGCTGGAGCAGCTACACCGTCAGCAAGATTGGCACCACCTGCGAGCCTAATTG GTATTCCACAGAATGTTCTGACCACACCTACATCATCACCTTTGTTAC CACCTGCTTCATTCTGCCTCTTGGCGTCATCATCGGCTCATATGGCAAACTCATGCAGAAGCTGAGGAGG GTGTCAAACGCACACGGGGGGCTAGGAAGCGCGCggaagcctgacagtgaggtgGGCCGCAGGGTCATCGTCACGATCGCTGCCTTCATGGTGGGTTGGACTCCGTATGCCGCATTCTCCATTGTTGTCACAGCATGTCCCAGCATCCACCTGGATCCATGCCTGGCTGCTGTTCCTGCCTTCTTCTCCAAGACCGCTACAGTCTACAACCCCATCATTTATGTCTTCATGAACAGGCAG TTCAGAAAATGTCTGCTCCAGCTCTTTAAGGGCAACAGCGCTGCCCTCGAATCGCACTTGAACCCCACTTCAGATCAAGCAGCTGGAACTGCAGATAGCAAACTGGGCGAAATGTTCACCATCACAGCGCGGGTCCCGATATCTGGCAGTGGGGCGAAGAGGCCTGAGGAGGAGCAGAGCGAGGGCAGCAGCAACACCTCACAGTCGGGCCTCGGCAGCAGAATATATCCTGTCTAG
- the LOC125715915 gene encoding uncharacterized protein LOC125715915 isoform X4, producing the protein MVFAIREAKQESLGFSPNELVFGHSVRGPLKLLKEQFLSTDPVGKTNVLDYVSQFRERLYKARLAAAEALSSAQGKMKSWYDKKAVPRSFNPGDKVLVLLPTAGSALSARFCGPYQVDRKVNDTDYVLKTPDRKRKTRLCHLNMLKSFHSRADSLCGPVDKSVAFLSEPISSPETLLLNSFSGLRLSLDEDGLKLCDASYQSARMLNSEVLSQLSTYLSHVTREQQLDIERLVNIHLRLFGDMPSQTTVIEHDIDVGNAVPIKQHAYRVNMAKREMINKEVDYLLKHGLAIPSYSPWSSPCLVIPKSDGTPRFCTDFRKVNAVTVPDSYPLPRIEDCIDSVGSAAYIF; encoded by the exons ATGGTGTTTGCCATACGCGAAGCTAAGCAAGAATCTCTTGGGTTTAGCCCAAATGAACTAGTGTTTGGTCATTCTGTTCGGGGACCTTTAAAGTTGTTGAAAGAACAGTTCTTGTCAACAGACCCTGTTGGGAAAACTAATGTTCTGGATTATGTTTCACAGTTCAGAGAGCGCCTCTATAAGGCCAGGTTGGCTGCTGCAGAAGCCCTCTCCTCTGCTCAGGGGAAGATGAAGAGTTGGTATGATAAGAAAGCCGTTCCTCGATCTTTCAATCCAGGTGACAAGGTTTTGGTTCTTCTACCAACTGCTGGCTCTGCATTGTCTGCCCGCTTCTGTGGACCATATCAAGTGGATAGGAAAGTAAATGACACTGACTATGTGCTTAAAACGCCAGACAGGAAGCGTAAAACACGCTTGTGCCATCTCAATATGCTCAAATCCTTTCATTCTAGAGCTGATTCCCTCTGTGGTCCTGTAGATAAGTCTGTGGCCTTTCTGTCAGAGCCAATCTCATCTCCAGAAACACTCTTGTTGAACTCTTTCTCAGGACTGAGATTGAGTTTAGATGAAGATGGGCTCAAGCTTTGTGATGCCAGCTACCAGAGTGCCAGAATGCTTAATTCTGAGGTACTGTCCCAGTTGTCTACATATCTTTCTCACGTGACCCGTGAGCAACAGTTAGACATTGAAAGGCTTGTCAACATTCATTTAAGACTCTTTGGGGACATGCCTTCCCAGACTACTGTAATAGAGCACGACATTGATGTTGGGAATGCAGTGCCTATTAAGCAGCATGCTTATCGGGTGAATATGGCAAAAAGAGAAATGATAAACAAAGAAGTAGACTACCTTTTGAAGCATGGATTAGCTATTCCAAGCTACAGTCCATGGAGCTCTCCGTGCCTGGTAATACCAAAATCAGATGGAACACCCCGTTTTTGCACCGATTTCCGCAAGGTAAATGCAGTAACAGTGCCTGATTCCTACCCACTGCCCCGTATTGAGGACTGTATTGACAGCGTCGGATCTGCTGCTTAT ATTTTTTGA